The following DNA comes from Pseudomonadota bacterium.
GCTTGCAAGAGCTCTCCGACTTCAATTTGAGCCTTCATAAGATCGGTCAATATCGATGGATATTTTTGATTTCTTCGATTGAGCCATGATATTCGCCATGCTCCAGCTAATGCTCTTAATGCTGCCGTCTGCCTTTTACTTCGTGCCTCCGCTATTGCGATCCTTGTTAAAACATGAATTTTTGTAGAATCATCAGGAAGTTCATCAAACCGTTCCAGAACACGTTTAAACAATGCATCATTCTTCGCAACGGACCCAGCTTTGGATTGAGCATCTATAACAAGCGGCAATGCTTTTTTCAGTTCCAAGGGGGAGGCTTTAAAGCGAGTCTCCTTCAGGGCCATTGTAAGATAATTGCTTGCTTTCTCTTTATCGCCTCGAAGTCCTGTATCAAGAGCAACGGGTACAAATATTTGACTGCGCATACTAACGTATGGAATGAAGTCTACTAGTTTGATTGCCTCGTTATATCTTTTTTGTTTTAGAAGAACACGGCCCATTTTAAGCAAAGCAAGTGCTTGTGGTTTTCTATCTCTAATGACCCCTGCATAGCGAAATGCATCTGCCAGGAGGCCCACTTTTGCCTGTTCTACGATGATGTGAGTCAACGCTAGGTATTTCAAAGTTTTATCTTTAATTTTCTCTATTTGTTCAAAGGCTAAAGTAAATAAAGATACTGCAGCTTCCATATTACCCTTTTGTGCAGAAGCGCGAGCAATTGAAGCGATGGCACGAGCCTTACGGCCTATGTCTATTGTGGAACGAACAATTGCTTGGGCTGCTACCGGGTCGTCTATGAGCACCAACGCAGCAGCAAGATCAGCGCGGAGTTGATCCCGTCCCATAAACCGTCTTTTTTCAAGAACATTTTCAGTGTGTGCCAAACTTTGCCGAGCGCCCTCTCGGTCGTCGGCGCCAATTTGGAATTCAGCAATGCGGATGATCGTTGTAATGGATTCTTTCGTAGTGGGCCTAATCGAGGTTGCAATTTTATAAGCTGCGGCCAGAACTTTTCTGCTGTCTGTCTTGAAAACAGGCAACTTGCTCTGCTGTAACTGGGTTGCGATCTTAAGCAAGAGTCGGATCTGTTCAAATTTGTCCGGTATCACAAGTGTAGCAGCTGTTGCGGCCTGGAAGTCCTCAAGGGCAATGAAGCGTTCGGCTACGCGAATTGCCGTGGCACCGCCATCGCGTTCCATTTGCTTACCCTTAGCCAAACCAAAAGATTTATTAAGCGTAGTTTTAGCTGTTTGTATTCGTCCACGTCGTTTTTGATAGTCTGCAACATGTATCAAAGCGCGAGCGCGCCATAACGGATCAGTTATGGCCTTCATTTCAATGGCAGCGTCATCTGGCTTGTTTCTTGCCAATAGCGCTGATACAAGCCCTGATAGCGCTTCGCCCTGATGCGATGGCTCCTTTAGACTAAGTGCGGCGATACGAATAAGAGTTAAAGGGTTTCCTTCGACGGCCCGCGTCAAAGGGTCCACATTTACTGAAGTTGGATTTTCATTGTTAAAGACAGAATTCTGCGAAAAAACTGGCGCAACATTGAGTAGGGCAGCCACGGTGGCCACTGATAGGGCTGTGATGCCAAATTTAATTATCTTCCAGTGCGCGCCTAAAAATTGTCTCCACATGTTTGGTGTGGTATCCTAAATCGAAAAGTGTCTCAAGTTCATCATTCGCGAGAAAATCGGTTATTTCGCTTTCGCTTTTTAAAAGATTGAGAAATGAACCATTGCCTTTCCAAACCTCCATCGCATTTTTTTGTACGAGCCGATAAGCATCCTCTCTGCTCATGCCTTTTTGGGTAAGAGCCAACAAAACTCGTTGGGAATTATGCAAACCACCGAGTTTTTCTAAATTCTGCCGCATTGCGTCTTCATAAACAACTAAGTTTTCTACAACGGCTGAAAGTCTATGCAGTGCAAAATCGAGGCCCACTGTGGCATCCGGTGCAATCATTCGTTCAACAGAGCTGTGAGAAATGTCCCGTTCATGCCAAAGAGAAACATTCTCGAGCGCTGGTGTAACCATAGAGCGGACCATGCGCGCTAGACCGCAGAGATTTTCTGTTAAGACTGGATTGCGTTTGTGTGGCATCGCTGAAGAGCCTTTTTGACCCGGCGCAAAATATTCTTCGGCCTCTCTTACTTCAGTTCTCTGTAAATGCCGTATTTCAGTTGCTAATCTCTCAACAGCAGAGGCCACAACACCTAGGGTGGAGAAGAATGCCGCATGCCTATCACGAGGTATGACCTGTGTTGAGACTGGTTCGGGTAAAAGCCCCAGTTGCTTTGCAACGTGCTCTTCTACGAATGGATCAATATTTGCAAAAGTTCCAACTGCGCCTGATATACCACATGTAGCAATTTCAGAACGTGCAGCCATAAGACGTTTTTGGCAGCGTACAATTTCAGCATAGTGGCCGATTAATTTAAGACCAAAAGTTGTGGGCTCGGCATGTATGCCATGGCTCCGGCCTATGCACGCCGTGTGTTTGTGTTCAATAGCTCGCTTTTTAAGCGCAACAAGCAGCCTGTTGATACCATCTAAAAGTTTATCTGAAGCCTGTGTCAATTGCACGGACAGGCAGGTATCCAGAACATCGGAAGATGTCATGCCTTGATGGACAAACCGCGACTCTTCGCCAATTTGCTCGGCTAGTTCTGTGAGAAAAGCGATGACATCGTGCTTTGTCTCCGCTTCAATTTCATCAATTCTGGCTATCCGCTCAGGCGTATAAGGAAGATTTCCCCCTTTCCATATCTGTTTTGCTGCGGGTTCTGGGATAATGCCCAACTCCGCCATTGCGTCACATGCATGTGCCTCTATCTCGAACCAGATACGAAAACGATTGGCTGGTTCCCATATATCCTTCATCTCAGGACGACTGTATCTCGGGATCATATTATCTTCGCACTTTTATGTTATTAGCCTAGCAGTCAAAAATAAAGTGTTGGTGTTGTTTGCGCCAGTCATGCTGAATATATTTCAAGAAAACAGGAGTTTAAAAGGATTGCGGTTTTATTGCGCTTGCATTTGTTTAGCGAATCCAGTTTTGTGGGGTACCAAAGATGTGGCAGCGTAGAACAAATAATAAAAAGGTCTTCAGCTTGTTATGATGACAGCTTCGAAAAAGCAAGGACATAAAGTTTTCGCATTCAATAATGTTTTTTTCTGCAAGCGCAGTCTTGCTGCTTAACATAAAAGCCTGTTCTAGTTCGTTTGTGCGGTTGAAATTGATTTATTTGTGTTCTATTCCAGAAAACAATATTTATGGTTCTCACTGAGATTATCGAATGGTTAAAGACAAACTCAACGATACATTAACGATTAGAGAGCCTGATGACTGGCATGTTCATCTCCGTGATGGCAAAATGTTAGCCTTAGCACTTGATTTCACTTCGCGTCAGTTTGCTCGAGCTATTGTTATGCCAAACCTTGTTCCGCCAATCACAACCGTCGCTGCTGCGCTGTCATACAAAAATAGGATTTTGAGAGCCTTGCCACCGGATAGAACGTTTACTCCTTTAATGACAGCCTACCTTACAGACGATATTAATCCGAAAGAAATTAAGAATGGTTTTCGACAAGGTGTGTTTACTGCATGTAAACTCTATCCGGCCGGTGCTACCACTAATTCTTCTGCCGGTGTTACCGATATAAAAAATATTTACTCTGTACTCGAAGAAATGCAGAGAATATCAATGCCACTCCTAGTGCATGGGGAGGTCGTGTCCCCTGAAATAGACATTTTCGATCGAGAGGCTGTATTTCTTGATACCATTTTGAAACCAGCTTTACAGAATTTCCCTGAACTGAGGGTCGTTCTTGAGCACATAACAACTGAAGAGTCGGTGGCATTTATTCGCGAAACAAAGTCATCTGTAGCTGCAACGATAACGGCGCATCATTTAAGGATTGATCGAAATGCTTTGTTTGATGGAGGCCTGCGACCACATGCCTATTGCTTACCTGTTGCTAAACGTCGTCACCATCGTGCTGCCTTGAGAAAAGCGGCTGTTTCCGGGAGCCCGAAATTTTTTCTAGGGACAGATACAGCCCCACATCTTCAAAAAGACAAGGAGAGTGAATGTGGCTGCGCAGGAATCTTTAGTGCGCCGGCAGCACTAGAAAGTTATGCGATGACTTTTGAGGAAGAGGGGGCTCTGGACAAATTAGAGGCCTTCGCTTCAGTGTTTGGGCCGCGTTTCTACCGCCTGCCCTTGAATGATGGCACCGTGACTCTCAAGCGCTCGCCTCATAGCCTGCCAAGCAAGATTATTGAAAAGGATATCACTGTTGTTCCTTTTCATGCGGGAGAAACTCTCCCTTGGCATGCAAGGTGTCGATGTGCTTAAGACTAAATAGTTTTTAGCTGTGCCCTGATTTGTACATTTTTTCGTTAGAACTTTATTTCCAATGGTTGGATCATATGACGTTTTAGCGAATAAGAAGTCGATCCATAACCGAAGCGTTGTTTCTTATTTTTTCAAACAGGAAAAAACCATAATGGCTCGTCCAACACTAATAGTGTTATCAAATTAGCGATTAAATTCTAGTATCAAACCCTATTTACAATTCCCATATTTATGGGGGGTAGAGCCCTCTCCCAAATCCCAAAATATGCCCGCAGTCACCCCTAGTCCTTCGCGCAGGAAAGATTTAAGACCGTGCTCATCTGGTCCGTGTTGGTTGCACCCGCTATAAGAATGAGGAATCCAAATAACTGGCGCTTTTAGTCCAGACTTAAATAATTCACTCGGATTCGAGCCGGATGAACACGGCAAAACGTTGGGCTTAACGTTTGTAGTCTTTTTAATCGAATTCATCACCCATTTCACCCAAGGGTGGTTTGGATCAGTACGGGAAGCAGGAAATT
Coding sequences within:
- the purB gene encoding adenylosuccinate lyase is translated as MIPRYSRPEMKDIWEPANRFRIWFEIEAHACDAMAELGIIPEPAAKQIWKGGNLPYTPERIARIDEIEAETKHDVIAFLTELAEQIGEESRFVHQGMTSSDVLDTCLSVQLTQASDKLLDGINRLLVALKKRAIEHKHTACIGRSHGIHAEPTTFGLKLIGHYAEIVRCQKRLMAARSEIATCGISGAVGTFANIDPFVEEHVAKQLGLLPEPVSTQVIPRDRHAAFFSTLGVVASAVERLATEIRHLQRTEVREAEEYFAPGQKGSSAMPHKRNPVLTENLCGLARMVRSMVTPALENVSLWHERDISHSSVERMIAPDATVGLDFALHRLSAVVENLVVYEDAMRQNLEKLGGLHNSQRVLLALTQKGMSREDAYRLVQKNAMEVWKGNGSFLNLLKSESEITDFLANDELETLFDLGYHTKHVETIFRRALEDN
- the pyrC gene encoding dihydroorotase; amino-acid sequence: MVKDKLNDTLTIREPDDWHVHLRDGKMLALALDFTSRQFARAIVMPNLVPPITTVAAALSYKNRILRALPPDRTFTPLMTAYLTDDINPKEIKNGFRQGVFTACKLYPAGATTNSSAGVTDIKNIYSVLEEMQRISMPLLVHGEVVSPEIDIFDREAVFLDTILKPALQNFPELRVVLEHITTEESVAFIRETKSSVAATITAHHLRIDRNALFDGGLRPHAYCLPVAKRRHHRAALRKAAVSGSPKFFLGTDTAPHLQKDKESECGCAGIFSAPAALESYAMTFEEEGALDKLEAFASVFGPRFYRLPLNDGTVTLKRSPHSLPSKIIEKDITVVPFHAGETLPWHARCRCA